The Diospyros lotus cultivar Yz01 chromosome 15, ASM1463336v1, whole genome shotgun sequence genome has a window encoding:
- the LOC127791773 gene encoding F-box/LRR-repeat MAX2 homolog A-like, whose translation MAAATTMNDLPDVILSNIIAAVSDTRSRNAVALVCHKWLVLERATRASLSLRANVRDLVMAPNCFQSVTRLDLSLLSPWGHSLLATSTDDDHLLAQFLGLAFPAVAALTVYARTPATLEFLAPQWPYLTDLKLVRWHQRPSGLPSAADFDPLVNHFHSLSSLDLSSFYCWTDDITLALESAPNLAANLTRLNLLNPSFSEGFKSDEIKTITAACRSLKEFLVACVFDHMYIGFVSDETLLSISANCSKLSLLHLVDASALLNPRGDPNDWGFTAEDARISPGALIDMFAALPLLEKLTLDVYKNVRDSRLALEELNSKCPKLKSLKLGQFHGLCRANESTLVSRLDGIALCQRLESLSIKNSADLTDLGLIAIARGCSKLAKFEVQGCSRITVRGMRTLACLLRQTLVEVKISGCRNLGAVSSLKALEPVQDQIERLSMDCVWDTVEQSESLQGIEYNFDLNKPLEGGVMSQHPGCQFADTFDGNAKKKCKYWYDSISSYMEEDAEIGNRRECETFVRTWARLRYLSIWIGVGELLSPLSMAGLENCPDLEEIWIKVEGDCRGRLTPSERAFGLSSLQRYPRLRKMHLDCGDITGYAQTAPSGQMDLSLWERFYLFGIKNLSLTELDYWPAQDPDVNQRSLSLPAAGLLAECSTLRKLFIHGTAHEHFMRMLLNIRSLRDVQLRGDYYPAPENDMSTEMRAVSCCRFEDALNMHRIDD comes from the coding sequence ATGGCCGCCGCCACCACCATGAACGACCTCCCGGACGTCATCCTCTCCAACATAATCGCGGCGGTCTCCGACACGCGCAGCCGCAACGCGGTGGCGCTGGTCTGCCATAAGTGGCTGGTACTGGAGCGAGCCACCCGCGCCTCCCTCTCCCTCCGGGCCAACGTCCGGGACCTCGTCATGGCTCCCAACTGCTTCCAGTCCGTCACCCGCCTCGACCTCTCTCTCCTCTCGCCGTGGGGCCACTCTCTCCTCGCCACTTCCACCGACGACGACCACCTCCTCGCCCAATTTCTCGGCCTTGCCTTCCCCGCCGTCGCCGCGCTCACCGTCTACGCCCGAACCCCCGCCACGCTCGAGTTCTTGGCCCCCCAGTGGCCGTACCTCACCGACCTCAAGCTCGTCCGGTGGCACCAGCGGCCGTCGGGGCTTCCGTCTGCCGCCGATTTCGATCCTTTGGTAAACCATTTCCACTCcctttcttctcttgatctATCCTCATTCTACTGCTGGACTGACGACATAACGCTGGCGCTCGAGTCGGCGCCCAATCTGGCCGCGAACCTCACTCGGCTCAACCTCCTCAACCCGTCGTTCTCTGAGGGGTTCAAGTCCGACGAGATTAAAACGATCACCGCTGCTTGCCGGAGCTTGAAGGAGTTCCTCGTGGCTTGCGTATTTGATCACATGTACATTGGCTTTGTCAGCGATGAGACCCTGCTTTCGATCTCCGCCAATTGCTCGAAGCTTTCTCTGCTCCATCTCGTAGATGCCTCCGCTTTGTTGAACCCTAGAGGGGATCCGAACGACTGGGGCTTCACCGCCGAGGACGCGAGGATCAGCCCCGGCGCGTTGATCGACATGTTCGCCGCTTTGCCCTTGCTGGAGAAGCTCACCCTAGATGTTTATAAAAATGTCCGAGACAGCAGGCTGGCTTTAGAGGAGCTAAATTCCAAGTGCCCGAAGCTGAAGTCTCTGAAATTGGGACAGTTCCATGGACTCTGCAGGGCCAACGAGTCGACGCTCGTCTCCAGGCTCGACGGCATTGCCCTGTGCCAACGCCTGGAATCTCTGTCGATTAAAAACTCGGCCGACTTGACGGACCTCGGCCTGATCGCCATCGCCAGAGGATGCTCCAAATTGGCCAAATTTGAGGTTCAGGGTTGCAGTAGAATCACTGTCCGGGGAATGAGGACGCTGGCTTGTTTGCTCCGGCAGACTCTGGTCGAGGTGAAGATCTCTGGTTGCAGGAACCTTGGCGCGGTTTCGTCGTTGAAGGCATTGGAACCGGTCCAGGATCAGATTGAAAGGCTCTCTATGGATTGCGTTTGGGACACAGTGGAGCAATCCGAGTCCCTGCAGGGTATCGAATACAATTTTGATCTTAACAAACCGCTGGAGGGCGGGGTGATGAGCCAGCACCCGGGCTGCCAATTCGCGGACACCTTTGATGGGAACGCGAAAAAGAAATGCAAGTATTGGTATGATTCGATTTCTTCCTATATGGAAGAGGATGCCGAAATTGGAAATAGAAGAGAATGCGAGACCTTTGTAAGGACATGGGCGAGGCTGAGATACCTTTCTATCTGGATTGGAGTTGGGGAGCTTTTGAGCCCCTTATCAATGGCGGGGCTCGAGAATTGTCCTGATTTGGAGGAGATTTGGATAAAGGTCGAGGGGGATTGCCGGGGCCGGCTGACGCCATCGGAGAGGGCATTTGGATTGAGCTCCCTCCAGCGGTACCCTCGGCTGAGGAAGATGCATTTGGATTGTGGGGACATTACAGGCTACGCGCAAACGGCGCCCTCGGGGCAGATGGATCTGAGCCTGTGGGAGAGGTTTTACCTCTTTGGGATCAAGAACTTGAGTCTTACCGAGCTTGATTACTGGCCGGCTCAGGACCCTGATGTCAACCAGAGGAGCCTGTCGCTTCCGGCAGCCGGGCTGCTGGCAGAATGCAGCACCCTGAGGAAACTTTTCATCCATGGAACTGCTCACGAACACTTCATGAGAATGCTTCTCAACATCCGAAGCCTGAGGGATGTGCAGCTGAGGGGGGACTACTATCCTGCGCCGGAGAATGACATGAGCACGGAGATGAGGGCCGTCTCTTGCTGCCGCTTTGAGGATGCGCTGAACATGCACCGGATAGACGACTAA